One window of Hymenobacter sp. BRD128 genomic DNA carries:
- a CDS encoding PIG-L family deacetylase produces the protein MPLSLRTTARLLLALLTVHYSLLTAQAQAPKTYTSSEILLGLKKLNVVGSVMYIAAHPDDENTRLLAYLANGRLLETSYFSCTRGDGGQDLIGPELREQLGVIRTQELLAARRIDGAHQYFSRANDFGFSKTSAETFTIWDKEQVLSDMVWVIRQRRPDVLITRFPPDARAGHGHHQASAILAAEAFDAAGDPKRFPEQLNYVQVWQPKRLYWNTGSYFVKPGEKMDGYLQLDAGGYNPLLGQSYGEIAARSRSQHRSQGFGAAAQRGEAIEYFQFVKGTPAKTDLFEGIDQTWNRVPGGAAIGKMVDEVIRKYDASNPSASVAGLVQIQSALLNVKGSPFWVEKTSYETQNLIQASLGLHIEAIASSATITAGQPLNVSVTVLNRSKTPMVLDELAAYVLTDTVLNKPLLSQMPAVINLKTKLPAQTSLTQPYWLIKPASVGMYQVPDTVFDFKVPGKGIITYNYNPQANASLPERTGADIYTIRQQIIGKPENDAALAITCLISINGRKNAFLIPVQYKHTDPVLGELYQPLAVVPPVMVNIPAARAYVFADQQPKQVPVTLRAGQAGVAGSLALQVPSGWQAEPATVAFTLKNKDDEQTVNFTLRPLAGAAEGKADLRAVATVGTEKYSRGIQQIIYPHIPTQTLFLEATAPLVKLNVARGHTKTIGYLMGAGDEVPEALRQLGYTVSLLDPATDLTADRLARYDAVVLGVRAYNVLDRLKTQQPALLKYVENGGTMLVQYVVNRGTVLPQIGPYPLTLSADRVTVENTPVTFLTPSASVLNTPNKLTPADFATGWVQEQGLYYPSSWDAHYQPVIASHDPGETDKQSAILVAPYGKGRYIYTGLSLFRELPAGVPGAFRVLANLVESGGK, from the coding sequence ATGCCTTTGTCCTTACGCACCACCGCCCGCCTTTTGCTGGCGCTACTCACTGTACACTATTCGCTGCTCACTGCCCAGGCGCAGGCGCCCAAAACGTATACCTCGTCGGAGATTCTACTAGGCCTCAAAAAGCTCAACGTGGTGGGCTCGGTGATGTACATCGCCGCCCACCCCGACGATGAGAACACCCGCCTGCTGGCCTACCTCGCCAACGGCCGCCTGCTCGAAACCAGCTACTTCAGCTGCACCCGCGGCGACGGCGGCCAGGACCTCATCGGCCCCGAGCTGCGCGAGCAGCTCGGCGTTATCCGCACCCAGGAGCTGCTGGCGGCGCGCCGCATCGACGGGGCGCACCAATACTTCTCGCGCGCCAACGACTTCGGCTTCAGCAAGACCTCGGCCGAAACCTTCACCATCTGGGACAAGGAGCAAGTGCTTAGTGACATGGTGTGGGTCATTCGCCAGCGGCGGCCCGATGTGCTCATCACCCGCTTCCCGCCCGATGCCCGCGCCGGCCACGGCCACCACCAGGCCAGCGCCATCCTGGCCGCCGAAGCCTTCGACGCCGCCGGCGACCCCAAGCGCTTCCCCGAGCAGCTCAACTACGTGCAGGTGTGGCAGCCCAAGCGCCTGTACTGGAACACCGGCAGCTACTTCGTGAAGCCCGGCGAGAAGATGGACGGCTACCTCCAACTTGATGCCGGCGGCTACAACCCCCTGCTAGGCCAGAGCTACGGCGAAATCGCGGCCCGTTCGCGCTCGCAGCACCGCAGCCAGGGCTTCGGCGCGGCCGCCCAGCGCGGCGAGGCCATCGAGTACTTCCAGTTCGTGAAAGGCACGCCCGCCAAAACCGATTTATTCGAAGGCATCGACCAGACCTGGAACCGCGTGCCAGGCGGCGCGGCCATCGGCAAAATGGTGGACGAGGTGATTCGGAAGTATGACGCGAGCAACCCTAGCGCCAGCGTGGCGGGGCTAGTGCAAATACAGTCCGCATTACTCAACGTGAAGGGCTCACCATTTTGGGTTGAGAAAACCTCGTATGAAACGCAAAATTTGATTCAAGCAAGCTTAGGGCTACATATTGAAGCCATTGCTTCTTCAGCAACTATCACTGCTGGACAACCTTTAAATGTCAGTGTCACGGTGCTGAACCGTTCTAAAACGCCGATGGTATTGGATGAATTAGCAGCGTATGTACTTACTGATACTGTGCTAAATAAGCCGCTGCTGTCGCAAATGCCTGCGGTAATTAATTTGAAAACGAAGCTGCCTGCTCAGACTTCTCTGACGCAACCTTATTGGCTAATCAAGCCAGCATCAGTAGGAATGTATCAGGTACCAGATACTGTATTTGATTTCAAAGTACCTGGCAAAGGCATTATTACTTACAATTACAATCCGCAGGCTAACGCCAGTTTGCCTGAAAGAACAGGAGCCGATATTTACACAATACGCCAGCAAATAATAGGTAAGCCAGAAAATGATGCTGCGTTAGCGATAACTTGCTTGATATCAATCAACGGGCGAAAAAACGCCTTTCTTATCCCCGTCCAATACAAGCACACCGACCCGGTTCTCGGTGAGCTCTACCAGCCCCTAGCCGTGGTGCCGCCGGTAATGGTGAATATTCCCGCCGCCCGTGCCTACGTCTTTGCCGACCAGCAGCCCAAGCAAGTGCCCGTGACGCTGCGCGCCGGCCAGGCCGGGGTAGCCGGCTCGCTGGCCTTGCAGGTGCCCAGCGGCTGGCAGGCCGAGCCCGCCACCGTCGCCTTCACCCTCAAAAACAAGGACGACGAGCAGACCGTCAACTTCACCCTGCGCCCGCTGGCCGGCGCGGCCGAGGGCAAAGCCGATCTGCGCGCCGTGGCCACCGTGGGCACCGAGAAATACAGCCGGGGCATCCAGCAAATAATCTACCCGCACATCCCGACCCAGACGCTCTTCCTCGAGGCCACCGCGCCGCTCGTGAAGCTGAACGTGGCCCGGGGCCACACCAAAACCATCGGCTACCTCATGGGCGCCGGCGACGAGGTGCCCGAGGCCCTGCGCCAGCTCGGCTACACCGTGAGCCTGCTCGACCCCGCCACCGACCTCACCGCCGACCGGCTAGCCCGCTACGACGCCGTGGTGCTCGGCGTGCGCGCCTACAACGTGCTCGACCGCCTCAAAACCCAGCAGCCCGCCCTACTCAAGTACGTCGAAAACGGCGGTACTATGCTGGTGCAATACGTAGTAAACCGCGGCACCGTGCTGCCCCAAATAGGGCCCTACCCCCTCACGCTCTCCGCCGACCGCGTGACGGTGGAAAACACGCCCGTCACGTTTCTGACCCCTAGCGCCTCGGTGCTGAATACACCCAACAAGCTCACGCCCGCCGACTTCGCCACTGGCTGGGTGCAGGAACAGGGTCTCTACTACCCGTCGAGCTGGGATGCGCATTATCAACCCGTTATCGCCAGTCACGACCCCGGCGAGACCGACAAGCAAAGCGCCATCCTGGTGGCGCCTTATGGTAAGGGCCGCTACATCTACACCGGCTTGTCGCTGTTTCGGGAGCTGCCGGCGGGCGTGCCGGGCGCCTTCCGGGTGCTGGCTAATCTGGTGGAGTCGGGCGGCAAGTAA
- a CDS encoding CocE/NonD family hydrolase gives MKRLLPAAFLLTLGLASPAARAQQALALPPATQSVTDAENMANVLADTLYIQQHYVKTEHQIAMRDGVKLYTIVYAPKDADKVRYPILLNRTPYAIGPYGPTKFKLNLGPSSKMMREGYIFAYQDVRGRYMSEGEFLDMRPELEKHATKKDTDEGTDTYDTIEYLLKHGPKSNGRVGQWGISYPGFYTSAGLLSRHPALKAASPQAPIADWFWDDFHHNGAFFLPHAFNFLYSFGQARPQPTAVGNPGIKHGTPDGYDFFLRMGPLKNANEQYYKGKVAFWNELMQHPDYDAFWQARNLRPHLHDLKTAVLTVGGFNDAEDLFGALNTYQTIEQKNPGLSNRIVMGPWVHGGWARGTGEMVGNVNYGPSPSLWYQENIEAPFFKSYLKDAKPGASLPEATMFEGGTNRWRAFDAWPPKQAQTKTLYFRQAGGLSFSAPTDGSNERRRPDVNFEFDQFVSDPAHPVPFTEATNVGMTREYMTDDQRFASRRPDVLTYQTAPLEEDMTLAGPMQALLQVATTGTDADWVVKIIDVYPDDTPDNPRTAPGVHLGGYQQMVRSEVMRGRFRDSFSQPKPFAANEVTAVPFTVQDLLHTFRKGHRLMVQVQSTWFPLVDRNPQTYVPNIYEASETDFKAQTHKLYHNPSHASQLVVKVLPQ, from the coding sequence ATGAAAAGACTCCTGCCCGCCGCCTTCCTGCTTACCCTCGGCCTGGCTAGCCCGGCCGCCCGCGCCCAGCAGGCGCTGGCCCTGCCGCCCGCCACGCAGTCCGTCACCGATGCCGAAAATATGGCGAACGTGCTGGCCGACACGCTCTACATTCAGCAGCACTACGTCAAGACGGAGCACCAGATTGCGATGCGCGATGGCGTGAAGCTCTACACCATCGTGTACGCGCCCAAGGATGCCGACAAGGTGCGCTACCCCATCCTGCTCAACCGCACGCCCTACGCCATCGGGCCCTACGGCCCCACCAAGTTTAAACTCAACCTGGGCCCCAGCAGCAAGATGATGCGTGAGGGCTACATCTTTGCCTATCAAGACGTTCGCGGGCGCTATATGTCGGAGGGTGAGTTTCTGGACATGCGCCCCGAGCTCGAAAAGCACGCCACCAAAAAGGACACCGACGAGGGCACCGACACCTACGATACCATTGAGTATCTGCTTAAGCACGGTCCCAAAAGCAACGGCCGCGTGGGGCAGTGGGGCATCAGCTACCCCGGTTTCTACACTTCGGCCGGCCTGCTCAGCCGCCACCCGGCGCTGAAGGCGGCCTCGCCCCAGGCGCCGATTGCCGACTGGTTCTGGGATGATTTTCACCACAACGGCGCGTTTTTTCTGCCCCACGCTTTTAATTTTCTGTACAGCTTCGGGCAGGCGCGGCCCCAGCCCACGGCCGTGGGCAACCCCGGCATCAAGCACGGCACGCCCGATGGCTACGACTTTTTCCTGCGCATGGGGCCGCTCAAAAATGCCAACGAGCAGTACTACAAGGGGAAAGTGGCGTTCTGGAACGAGCTCATGCAGCATCCCGACTACGACGCCTTCTGGCAGGCCCGCAACCTGCGCCCGCACCTGCACGACTTGAAGACCGCCGTGCTCACCGTGGGCGGCTTCAACGACGCCGAAGACCTGTTTGGCGCCCTCAACACCTACCAGACCATCGAGCAGAAAAACCCGGGCCTCAGCAACCGCATCGTGATGGGCCCCTGGGTGCACGGCGGCTGGGCGCGCGGCACCGGCGAAATGGTGGGCAACGTGAACTACGGCCCCTCGCCCTCGCTGTGGTACCAGGAAAACATCGAGGCGCCGTTCTTTAAGTCGTATCTCAAAGATGCCAAACCCGGCGCTAGCCTGCCCGAAGCCACCATGTTTGAGGGCGGCACCAACCGCTGGCGCGCCTTCGATGCCTGGCCGCCCAAGCAGGCCCAGACCAAAACGCTTTACTTCCGCCAGGCGGGCGGCCTGAGCTTTAGCGCGCCCACCGATGGCAGCAACGAGCGCCGCCGCCCCGACGTCAACTTCGAGTTTGACCAATTTGTGAGCGACCCCGCGCACCCCGTGCCCTTCACCGAGGCCACCAACGTGGGCATGACCCGCGAGTACATGACCGACGACCAGCGCTTCGCCAGCCGCCGCCCCGACGTGCTCACCTACCAAACCGCGCCCCTGGAGGAGGATATGACCCTAGCCGGCCCCATGCAGGCGCTGTTGCAAGTGGCCACCACCGGCACCGACGCCGACTGGGTGGTAAAAATCATCGACGTGTATCCCGACGACACGCCCGACAACCCCCGCACCGCGCCCGGCGTGCACCTCGGCGGCTATCAGCAAATGGTGCGCTCCGAGGTAATGCGCGGCCGCTTCCGCGACAGCTTCAGCCAGCCCAAGCCCTTTGCGGCCAATGAGGTAACGGCCGTGCCCTTCACGGTGCAAGACCTGCTGCACACCTTCCGCAAGGGCCACCGCCTCATGGTGCAGGTGCAAAGCACCTGGTTTCCGCTCGTGGATAGAAACCCGCAGACCTACGTGCCCAACATCTACGAGGCTAGCGAGACTGACTTCAAAGCGCAGACTCACAAACTGTATCACAACCCTAGCCATGCCTCGCAGCTCGTGGTAAAGGTCCTCCCACAGTAG
- a CDS encoding DUF2911 domain-containing protein, with amino-acid sequence MKNFALQLGTATALAISLLAAPTAQAQIATPQASPKSTVTQRVGLTDVTITYYRPSVKGRAIFGGDKAVVPAGKRWRTGANATTSIKFSDDVTVEGKKVPAGEYGLYTIPNATEWTVVLNKSLKQGADVDGFKDDQDVARFTIKPYKLATKVETFTITFADLTPATANVAMDWETTGAKFKITSDVDSKVLAQIDEKVVKNASPTANDLAGAAVYYYDNNKDMKQALVWIQKANATDPKFWNVNTEAKIRLKMKDYKGAVAAAEQSKKLALAATPANTEYAKMDDELIAEAKKGGK; translated from the coding sequence ATGAAGAATTTTGCATTGCAGCTCGGCACCGCTACGGCGCTCGCTATCAGCCTGCTGGCCGCCCCCACCGCCCAGGCTCAGATTGCAACGCCGCAGGCTAGCCCCAAAAGCACGGTGACGCAGCGCGTGGGCCTCACCGACGTGACCATTACTTATTACCGCCCTAGCGTGAAGGGCCGCGCTATTTTCGGCGGCGACAAAGCGGTGGTACCGGCCGGCAAGCGCTGGCGCACCGGGGCCAATGCCACTACGAGCATCAAATTTTCGGATGATGTGACCGTTGAGGGCAAGAAGGTGCCGGCCGGCGAGTATGGCCTGTATACCATCCCCAACGCCACCGAATGGACGGTAGTGCTCAACAAAAGTCTCAAGCAAGGGGCTGACGTCGATGGCTTTAAGGATGACCAGGACGTGGCCCGCTTCACTATCAAGCCCTACAAACTGGCTACTAAGGTCGAAACGTTCACCATCACCTTCGCCGACCTGACGCCCGCCACCGCCAACGTGGCAATGGATTGGGAAACTACGGGCGCCAAGTTTAAAATCACGAGCGACGTGGACAGCAAGGTGCTGGCCCAGATTGACGAAAAAGTCGTCAAAAACGCCAGCCCGACGGCTAATGACCTGGCCGGCGCCGCCGTCTACTACTACGACAACAACAAGGATATGAAGCAGGCGCTAGTCTGGATTCAGAAGGCCAACGCCACTGACCCCAAGTTCTGGAACGTGAATACGGAGGCCAAAATCCGCTTAAAAATGAAGGACTACAAAGGCGCCGTAGCTGCCGCCGAGCAGTCAAAAAAGCTGGCCCTGGCCGCCACGCCCGCCAACACCGAGTACGCCAAAATGGACGACGAGCTGATTGCGGAAGCTAAGAAGGGCGGCAAGTAA
- a CDS encoding aspartate kinase produces MLTVEKIGGTSMTAFADVLQNIIFHGRQGQDLYNRIFVVSAYANVTNWLLENKKTGAPGVYHRITEHQEFRVALQEVAAKLKELNKNYAPLGLDLAVADAFIQQRIDQAQAYLESLVNVLASGYVNGPNILQAAREILASIGEAHSAFNSVNILQNKGLNATLIDLSGFDDARPLTIDARIQQAFAGIDFATTICIATGYTKGTEGIMREFDRGYSEVTFSKIAVAVHPQEAIIHKEYHLCSADPMLVGVDYCHPVGFTNYDVADQLADVGMEAIHPKASKPLEINAIDLRIKNTFEPEHPGTLITRDFVSPEKHIEVITGTDKVVIIDIYDPLMVGAAGFDLHLMQAFFDFGVSYIFKATSANSISLVIWQKDLKPELVAALETKYEKVTSENSSMVCLIGSNIDQPGLLAKAAGALAEAGINIRSAGFALRKVNIQFILGREDYKAAIVALNQAMG; encoded by the coding sequence GTGCTCACAGTAGAAAAAATCGGCGGTACCTCCATGACCGCCTTCGCTGATGTCCTCCAGAACATCATCTTCCACGGCCGCCAGGGCCAGGACTTGTACAACCGCATTTTCGTGGTGTCGGCCTACGCCAACGTCACCAACTGGCTGCTGGAGAACAAGAAAACCGGCGCGCCCGGCGTGTATCACCGCATTACCGAGCACCAGGAGTTTCGGGTCGCGCTGCAAGAGGTGGCCGCCAAGCTCAAGGAGCTGAATAAAAACTACGCCCCGCTGGGCCTCGACCTGGCCGTGGCCGATGCCTTCATTCAGCAGCGCATCGACCAGGCGCAGGCCTACCTCGAAAGCCTCGTGAACGTGCTGGCCTCGGGCTACGTGAACGGCCCCAATATTTTGCAGGCCGCCCGCGAAATCCTGGCTAGCATCGGCGAGGCGCACTCAGCCTTTAACTCGGTCAATATCTTGCAAAACAAAGGGTTGAATGCCACGCTCATCGACCTCAGCGGCTTCGACGATGCGCGACCCTTGACGATTGATGCGCGCATTCAGCAGGCCTTCGCGGGCATCGACTTTGCCACTACCATCTGCATTGCTACCGGCTACACCAAGGGCACCGAGGGCATCATGCGCGAGTTTGACCGTGGGTATTCGGAGGTGACATTCAGCAAGATAGCCGTGGCCGTGCACCCCCAGGAGGCCATCATTCACAAGGAATACCACCTCTGCTCGGCCGACCCCATGCTGGTGGGCGTGGACTACTGCCACCCCGTAGGCTTCACCAACTACGACGTGGCCGACCAGCTCGCCGACGTGGGCATGGAGGCCATTCATCCCAAGGCCTCGAAGCCGTTGGAAATCAACGCTATCGACTTACGCATCAAAAATACCTTCGAGCCCGAGCACCCTGGCACGCTCATTACCCGCGACTTTGTATCGCCCGAAAAGCACATCGAAGTCATCACGGGCACCGATAAAGTGGTGATAATCGACATTTACGACCCGCTGATGGTAGGCGCGGCCGGCTTCGACCTGCACCTCATGCAGGCGTTTTTTGACTTCGGCGTGAGCTATATTTTCAAGGCCACGAGCGCCAACAGCATCTCGCTGGTTATCTGGCAGAAGGACCTGAAGCCAGAGCTGGTGGCCGCCCTGGAAACGAAGTACGAAAAAGTAACCAGCGAAAATTCCTCGATGGTGTGCCTCATTGGCTCCAATATCGACCAGCCCGGCCTACTCGCCAAGGCTGCCGGCGCGCTGGCCGAGGCGGGCATCAACATCCGCAGCGCCGGCTTTGCGCTGCGTAAGGTCAATATTCAGTTTATTCTGGGCCGGGAAGACTACAAAGCGGCCATTGTGGCGCTTAACCAGGCGATGGGCTAG